From the Penaeus monodon isolate SGIC_2016 chromosome 3, NSTDA_Pmon_1, whole genome shotgun sequence genome, the window tgataatattagtaattacatATGTAGCAATAATTATACCTTGAACAGCACAACTGaactacaaaaataacaataataataatgatgatgatagtgataatagtaacaacgacaacaataatcatgataataaaagataatgataatgataatgatgatgataataataatgatgataattacaataaagaataccatcaacaatgaaaataacaaaaataatagtgttaatattataatgataataatgacaataacaactgtatgataacaatgataatgatgataatgatgatggtgataatactgataatgatgataatgatgatggtgataatactgataatggtgactgtagtaatgataatgattaagataataataacaaaacaacaacaataaggatataaatattacagctactactattgataacaataacagtgatgataatagtaatgaaaataataaaaattatgataacagtaatttcattaacattaacaatacctataataataactataatggctATAACAGTCATTCCTGATGGCATCAAGATAGCCTATTTGAATACAAAAACGTCTTCTTGTAATGATGGGGACAAACTTAGCAAACTAGTATTGGTTCGTGAAGGAATAGATTCGCTCCTTtctaaataaaatgcaaaataaaccaACATTCCTCAAAAGGACTACAAGACTCcacgttttctcttcttctaattGCATCTATGTCAATCTAGGTCTACGTCTTTCACTCGTATTTGGCAGTGCTCTTTGCATAGCCGTGTTGCCGAGCGGAAGAGTGGCGTGTCGTGTGGCCATCCCCTGCTATTGGTCTTTTCCCCTGTTGATCAGAGAGGTTTACTATTTTGAGCATTATGTATGGTACGTATTGCATCTTAGGTGTGtgaatgatgattattagtaCTGGAAAGCTGGTAATTGTAATATGTAAGTAAACACATTTAGCCGTTATGAAAACAGAGCAGAAGGAAGATGGCCTTTTTACTATTTGGAAagcaaatgtatatttttttcgtaacAGATagtaaacacgaaaaaaaaaaatcggaaaaggaCGCTCTCCTACTTTTCACCATGTCTGGAAACGCCCCTCCCCGACCTCCCGAAGACATAAGGAAGGTGTCATGAAAGTCATGGAGCTTTTACAACTGTGTCACCGAGAACGTCATGCACCCTCATGAATCAGGTAGGAGGCGCTCTTGCCCTTTCCTGATCAGGTGGTTCTCTGGGGCATCAGTCGCCTCCAAGAAAGTCGCTGGGAGAGCTGGTGAAACCTAAGGCTGCGCGACGGTGTGTATATAAAGGTACACCTCTTGTGAATTTCACCCTgttcctctcctcacttcctcccgcACACCTTCCCTTCCCACAGCAAGGTACTGCGGAgggcctatatatatttatcactacATGTCCTAATAACTGCATTTCTAATTTATCCGTTTATGATTTATATGTACAGGATAGATACAGGATAATATGGCTTCATGTTCCCCTATGTGTTGGGAGAAGGGATAGACACTTAGACACATCCGGGATAATACCCGCTCTCGATTACACAGACGCATAACGGTGTCCTGGTACGACGGATACCACATTGGAATACTAATCAGCCCGATGGTACCATGAACTGCCGCATCCTTCGCCTCTAGACTGGGAATAAAGGTTCTTCCCACTATAGAAAATCAAGAGGGAATAATACGATGGCAAGGTGGACAATAAAACTATGCAGCTATTTCGGGGATAAAAGTGTCACATGTACTAAACACGTGATACTGTACATAGAGAGTGATCATATGATAGGGGAGAGTAGGGGTCAGAATCAAATTCCTTTGTCCACACTTTCTCTGCATAGGGCATAGTTGCAGCCGTCATGTGATAACGGTGAAAAAAAACTCTACTTTCACATTCCCTTTCCATTACAGTTGATCTTATGCTTACTAAGTAGTGAATATAAGAACATATCCTATTGTACATTACATATGGAAAGTTAAAGTATTACGTATatttcttttgtgtatatttgttacgccaaaaaaaaaaaaaaaaaatcttatttgtcTCCTAACAGATGCGGTTGCAGTTGGTTCTATGTGCTGTTGCTTGCTGCTTGCTTCCGTCATGCACTGCTCAGCTCATCCAAGGTCTGACAGCTGCTGGCATCGGTGGCCCAGTCGCCGTGGGATCTCTCTTTACTCTCAATGTACGTATTGATATCATGGCATGCAAAAATGCAAGACCATGTATATGAATTAGTCTTCATTAGCATGTGGATTAGTACTTGTGTTGTATTGAAGTTTCTTTGCGTAAAGATACATATAACTGATAGTAAAATGATTTTACAGCAATGATATGATTATACATTAATGAAATGCTAATCCTATTTTGATTCCAGACGGCTATGATCATCGCCCTCATATTATCGTTCGGAGGAACAAAGAAGAAACTGCGACGCAAGATCGGCAGACCCATCCTCGTGCCGTACCACCGTAGCAGCTACACTTCCTACCGGATGTCGAAGTCGGTCTCCGGGCCCACCGCAGACTCCCTCGAGGATGAAGAAGAGCTCCTCCTTTCCGCCATCGAGGAGCTGGACACCTTAGGATGCGTCCCGAAGATGCTGTGTCATCTCCAGACCAAGAGTCGAGACCAGTGGAACGCTGAGGAAGCGGCGCTCGTCGACACCTTCAGCAGCACGACCAACGCTGCCTTCCTGTTTGCCCTCGACCTCGGGAGCAGAGTGCACAATCCCATCGCTTGTGATCGCGCGTATCCTAAATGCACCTTGCAGGATACTGACCTCAGGGCCTCCTTGCAGACGGCTGGGCAATGTAGCTCTTTCCTCGAAGCAATGCCCTAATTGGCAATCCTGATTATTAATGGCATTaagctgttttttttctggttcttaaGCCTACCGTGATGATCAATATGTATGGTAAGAGTCCAGCACAAGAAGGAGGCCATGAGTACAATGTTTTCTCTGTTATGTAGCGATATTTTATGTTAActtatttatcactatttatgttgttttgtattgttgcgtcctaataataaacagtaataagacAATATAACCAATGAGTtggttttgtatttcatataagcatacacagaagagagagagagagagagagagagagagagagagagagagagagagagagagagagagagagagagagagagagagagagagagaggagagggagagagagagaagagagagaaaaaaaagaaagagagagaaagggaaaaagatatttaaataaaaaagagagagtgacacacaaacccacaagtACTTATACCCCACATCGGAGTGTTTCGATGAGCCTCCATCCCTTTAGAAAGAGTGCGGCACCATGTGAAACTCTTCTTTCATTAAGGATTCACCGAAGTCGCAATATAAGAAGCCTTTCAGGTTGCTCTGAGCCCCACTACCTTCAGATAACTTCTCCGTGTAACATCTTCCCCGTAAGCATGGTAAGGCAACCTCTTCCTTGAGTGAAGTAATTAAATGCTGCAGAAGAACATGGTCACATTTCCATAAGACCTTTTTGCCTGTCATTCAAAACTCCTCATATAAAAGACTTCAAcgtggtaaaagaaaaaatagataaaatttcacTGAATCATTTCCTTTATCATGGGTTGTTCATTCGCCCTACCGTTTTGCCTTATAATGACAGGTGCGCTATGTGTTCTTGGTCGCATGCATCGTCTGCCTGTGCCATGTGGCTCCTTCCAAAGCCCTTAAACCGTGGGAGGCGGAACTCTTGGCACCCTTCTATGTGGAACAGGCAGCCCGCATCTTCATGGACAAAGTTGTGGCGGTCATGATGGCGTTGAAGGTGAGATACTCAGTGCAGGGtaggctctctttctctctatctatctatcaatttctctttctctctctctctctctctctctctctctctctctctctctctctctctctctctctctctctctatctatctatctatctctgtctgtctcactctgtctgtctgtctcactctctctcactttgtttcagcaatgtgagtgtgtgtgtgtgtgtgtgtgtgtgtgtgtgtgtatgtgtgtgtgcggactAAGACTAGACTCTCTGCCAGTCAAAATATGACCCCGAATAACAAGTgctatacctcacacacacacacacacacacacacacacacacacacacacacacacaacacaacacacacacacacaacacaacacacacacacacacacacacaacacacaacacacacacacacacacacacaacacacacacacacacaaaacacaacaccacacacacacacacacacacacacacacacacacacacacacaccacacacacacacacaca encodes:
- the LOC119588821 gene encoding uncharacterized protein LOC119588821, producing MRLQLVLCAVACCLLPSCTAQLIQGLTAAGIGGPVAVGSLFTLNTAMIIALILSFGGTKKKLRRKIGRPILVPYHRSSYTSYRMSKSVSGPTADSLEDEEELLLSAIEELDTLGCVPKMLCHLQTKSRDQWNAEEAALVDTFSSTTNAAFLFALDLGSRVHNPIACDRAYPKCTLQDTDLRASLQTAGQCSSFLEAMP